A DNA window from Brenneria izadpanahii contains the following coding sequences:
- a CDS encoding LysR family transcriptional regulator — MDSLGSLHIFVRVGDSRSFTAVGQQLGISASAVSKAIARLEDRLEVRLFHRSTRTVSLTPEGALFLERCRRILSEVESAEAELLQTKKTPQGKLRISLPSIGTLFMSRLGEFKRRYPDIALDIDYSDRLVDVIEEGFDAVVRTGTPSDSRLTARRLGVCRRVIVGAPEYFDKAGIPLKPEDLAGHACLLYRFPATGKQDVWPLSRPDGMPAIELPASMVTNSLDPQVCFAEQGLGIACVPEIAVRSQLQQGRLMTILDDYNRDMMVFHVLWPSGRHLSPKIRVFVDFIVENLFPL, encoded by the coding sequence ATGGATAGTCTCGGCTCACTCCACATCTTCGTGCGGGTCGGCGATTCCCGTAGTTTCACGGCGGTTGGTCAGCAGTTAGGCATCTCCGCATCGGCGGTAAGCAAGGCCATCGCTCGGCTGGAAGATCGGTTGGAAGTGCGCCTGTTCCACCGTTCAACCCGTACCGTCAGTCTGACGCCGGAAGGCGCGCTGTTTCTGGAGCGATGCCGGCGCATTCTGAGTGAGGTGGAATCTGCCGAAGCCGAGCTGCTGCAAACGAAGAAAACGCCGCAGGGCAAGTTGCGCATCAGCCTCCCATCGATCGGTACGCTTTTTATGTCCAGATTGGGGGAATTCAAGCGGCGCTATCCCGATATAGCGCTTGATATCGATTATTCAGATCGTCTGGTGGATGTTATTGAGGAGGGGTTCGATGCCGTTGTCCGCACCGGAACGCCCAGCGACTCCCGGCTTACCGCGCGACGTCTGGGGGTCTGCCGCAGAGTGATAGTGGGCGCGCCCGAGTACTTTGACAAGGCCGGTATTCCACTTAAACCGGAAGATCTGGCAGGGCATGCCTGCCTGCTCTATCGCTTTCCCGCTACGGGTAAACAGGATGTCTGGCCATTGTCGCGCCCTGATGGTATGCCCGCCATTGAACTCCCCGCCAGTATGGTGACCAATAGTCTTGACCCGCAGGTATGCTTCGCGGAGCAGGGGCTGGGCATTGCCTGTGTGCCCGAAATCGCGGTGCGCTCGCAGTTGCAGCAAGGCCGCTTGATGACCATCCTGGACGATTACAACCGGGATATGATGGTTTTCCATGTATTGTGGCCGTCGGGCCGTCACCTTTCGCCCAAGATTCGGGTGTTCGTTGACTTCATCGTGGAAAACCTGTTTCCGCTCTGA
- the pth gene encoding aminoacyl-tRNA hydrolase codes for MRTLYRTTAIWHAIWNIIVSSIKLIVGLANPGAEYAATRHNAGAWYVDRLAEIHRQPLKEESKFFGYTSRLNLAGRDIRLLVPTTFMNLSGKAVAAMATFYRIQPDEILVAHDELDLLPGVAKLKLGGGHGGHNGLKDIISKLGNNPNFHRLRIGIGHPGDKNKVVGFVLGKPPVSEQKLIDEAIDEAIRCTEILLKEDMVKAMNRLHSFKAV; via the coding sequence ATGCGGACGTTATATCGAACAACAGCGATATGGCACGCAATCTGGAATATTATCGTGAGTAGCATTAAGTTAATTGTTGGCCTGGCTAACCCTGGCGCTGAGTATGCGGCCACTCGTCATAATGCGGGAGCCTGGTATGTTGACCGTCTGGCTGAAATTCATCGCCAGCCGTTGAAGGAAGAAAGCAAGTTTTTTGGTTATACCTCGCGCCTTAATTTGGCTGGACGCGATATCCGGTTGTTGGTCCCGACTACGTTTATGAACCTGAGTGGCAAAGCCGTGGCCGCCATGGCGACGTTTTATCGCATTCAGCCGGATGAAATTCTGGTTGCGCATGATGAGCTGGACTTATTGCCAGGGGTTGCCAAACTCAAATTAGGCGGTGGGCACGGCGGCCATAATGGATTAAAGGATATCATCAGTAAGCTGGGGAATAACCCCAACTTCCATCGTTTACGCATTGGCATCGGGCATCCGGGCGATAAAAATAAGGTGGTCGGCTTTGTTCTGGGAAAACCGCCCGTCAGCGAACAAAAGCTGATTGATGAAGCCATTGATGAAGCGATCCGCTGCACTGAGATCCTGCTGAAAGAGGATATGGTGAAAGCCATGAACCGCTTACATTCATTCAAAGCGGTATAA
- the ispE gene encoding 4-(cytidine 5'-diphospho)-2-C-methyl-D-erythritol kinase: protein MRLNFIEKWPSPAKLNLFLYITGRRADGYHLLQTLFQFLDYGDTLTITPRQDERIQLLTPIDGVDNEQNLIIRAARLLQQHCISRGVRPAGFGADIRIDKRLPMGGGLGGGSSNAATALVALNHLWQCNLSADALAGLGLRLGADVPVFIHGHAAFAEGIGEKLTPAYPAEKWYLVAHPGISISTPLIFGDPQLKRNSPVRSLETLLKQTFVNDCETIARKRFREVEQLLSWLLEYAPARLTGTGACVFAEFDTEPEARQVLDQAPDWLNGFVARGVNVSPLQRTLSGQC from the coding sequence ATGCGGCTCAACTTCATTGAGAAATGGCCCTCTCCAGCCAAACTGAACTTGTTCCTTTATATCACGGGGCGGCGGGCGGATGGCTATCACCTGCTGCAAACCCTGTTTCAATTTTTAGACTATGGCGATACGTTGACGATTACGCCTCGTCAGGATGAACGGATTCAATTGCTCACGCCGATAGACGGCGTTGATAACGAGCAGAATCTGATTATCCGCGCGGCTCGCCTGCTGCAACAACATTGCATCAGCCGCGGCGTTCGCCCCGCCGGTTTCGGCGCGGATATTCGTATCGATAAGCGCCTGCCGATGGGCGGCGGACTGGGCGGCGGTTCATCTAATGCGGCCACGGCGCTGGTCGCGCTTAATCACCTGTGGCAGTGCAATCTGAGCGCAGATGCGTTGGCCGGCCTCGGCCTGCGGCTCGGCGCCGACGTTCCGGTGTTCATTCATGGACACGCCGCATTTGCAGAAGGCATAGGAGAAAAGCTGACGCCCGCCTATCCAGCTGAAAAATGGTATCTGGTGGCGCACCCTGGCATCAGCATCTCTACCCCGCTAATCTTTGGCGATCCCCAGCTAAAACGAAATTCTCCGGTTCGATCTTTAGAAACGTTACTAAAACAGACCTTTGTCAATGATTGTGAGACTATCGCAAGAAAACGTTTTCGTGAGGTTGAACAGCTACTTTCATGGCTGTTAGAATACGCCCCGGCGCGCCTGACCGGAACAGGTGCTTGTGTGTTTGCTGAGTTCGACACCGAGCCCGAAGCCCGTCAGGTGCTTGACCAGGCCCCGGATTGGTTAAATGGTTTTGTGGCGCGAGGCGTTAACGTTTCTCCGCTGCAACGCACGCTTTCCGGGCAATGTTAG
- the ychH gene encoding stress-induced protein YchH has product MKRKNVTTLGNVLMGIGMFLMIGGIAYSIISQFPDLNLPHHSAYIDLVAIFTGAISWLAGARISGREKVADRYWWLKHFDKRCRRERHS; this is encoded by the coding sequence ATGAAACGTAAGAACGTGACTACATTGGGTAACGTGTTGATGGGCATCGGTATGTTTCTGATGATTGGCGGTATTGCTTACTCCATCATCAGTCAGTTTCCCGATCTGAACCTGCCGCATCATTCGGCCTATATTGATTTGGTGGCCATTTTTACCGGGGCTATTTCCTGGCTGGCAGGCGCTCGTATTAGCGGCCGCGAAAAAGTCGCCGATCGTTATTGGTGGTTAAAACATTTTGATAAGCGCTGCCGGCGAGAACGCCATTCATAG
- the ychF gene encoding redox-regulated ATPase YchF: MGFKCGIVGLPNVGKSTLFNALTKAGIEAANFPFCTIEPNTGVVPMPDPRLDKLAEIVKPQRTLPTTMEFVDIAGLVKGASKGEGLGNQFLTNIRETEAIGHVVRCFENENIVHVSGKVSPADDIDVINTELALSDLDTCERAIHRVQKKAKGGDKDAKAELEALEKCLPQLEKAGMLRSLDLSAEDKAAIRYLSFLTLKPTMYIANVNEDGFENNPYLDQVREIAAAEGSVVVPVCAAVESDIAELDDEERDEFMAELGLTEPGLNRVIRAGYELLNLQTYFTAGVKEVRAWTIPVGATAPQAAGKIHTDFEKGFIRAQTIAYEDFITYKGEQGAKEAGKMRSEGKDYIVKDGDVMNFLFNV, encoded by the coding sequence ATGGGATTTAAATGCGGTATCGTCGGCCTGCCTAACGTCGGTAAATCCACCCTGTTCAACGCGTTGACCAAAGCCGGTATCGAAGCGGCCAACTTCCCGTTTTGTACCATTGAACCCAATACCGGCGTAGTGCCAATGCCCGATCCGCGTCTGGATAAACTGGCCGAAATCGTCAAACCGCAGCGTACCCTCCCTACCACCATGGAGTTTGTCGATATCGCCGGGTTGGTAAAAGGCGCTTCCAAAGGCGAAGGCCTGGGTAACCAGTTCCTGACCAACATTCGTGAAACCGAAGCCATTGGTCACGTGGTACGTTGTTTTGAAAACGAAAATATAGTTCACGTTTCCGGCAAGGTGAGCCCGGCCGATGATATTGATGTGATCAATACCGAACTGGCCCTGTCCGACCTGGATACCTGTGAGCGCGCTATCCATCGCGTACAGAAGAAAGCCAAAGGCGGCGACAAAGACGCAAAAGCCGAACTGGAAGCGCTGGAAAAATGCCTGCCGCAGTTGGAGAAAGCAGGAATGCTGCGCTCGCTGGATCTGAGCGCGGAAGATAAAGCCGCGATTCGTTATCTGAGTTTTCTGACGTTGAAGCCGACTATGTACATCGCCAACGTGAACGAAGACGGTTTTGAAAACAACCCGTATCTCGATCAGGTTCGGGAGATCGCCGCCGCCGAAGGTTCCGTCGTCGTGCCGGTTTGCGCCGCGGTTGAATCCGATATCGCCGAACTGGATGATGAAGAACGCGATGAATTCATGGCGGAACTGGGGCTGACCGAGCCCGGCCTGAACCGCGTCATCCGCGCCGGCTACGAGCTGCTGAATCTGCAAACCTACTTCACGGCGGGCGTTAAAGAAGTCCGCGCCTGGACCATTCCCGTCGGCGCCACGGCTCCCCAGGCTGCGGGCAAAATCCACACCGACTTTGAAAAAGGCTTTATCCGCGCCCAGACCATCGCTTATGAAGACTTCATCACCTACAAAGGCGAGCAAGGCGCGAAAGAAGCGGGAAAAATGCGTTCAGAAGGTAAAGACTACATCGTGAAAGATGGCGATGTGATGAACTTCTTGTTTAACGTCTAA
- a CDS encoding ATP-dependent Clp protease proteolytic subunit, with protein MKNHHSLSMFRTLAFIILPLLPLQSFAEVSVIKSPGIKNANVEHAKIVYVGDVTEGKTIDVMSTLDEINATYPNLKDIYFYINSYGGDMDNGYMTYEAIKSSPAPVITVNMSMVASSATMFYCAAKERLVMKGASFLLHPAASSNINREYLKPDEVNTVQQMNITYNNMFDTIYKSCTTYTADERQKILYSESTRALINADQAAEKKMTTGIAEAMVNADVSYYISEKETH; from the coding sequence ATGAAAAATCATCACTCATTATCCATGTTTAGAACGCTCGCTTTTATTATATTACCTTTACTGCCATTGCAGTCCTTCGCTGAAGTTTCAGTAATTAAAAGCCCCGGTATCAAGAATGCTAATGTTGAGCATGCCAAAATCGTTTATGTCGGCGACGTGACCGAAGGTAAAACCATAGATGTAATGTCCACGCTGGATGAGATTAACGCCACTTACCCTAATCTGAAGGATATATATTTTTATATCAATAGCTACGGCGGCGACATGGACAACGGTTATATGACCTATGAGGCGATAAAAAGCTCGCCGGCCCCGGTGATCACAGTAAATATGTCAATGGTCGCCTCTTCGGCTACCATGTTTTATTGCGCAGCAAAAGAGCGTCTGGTTATGAAAGGCGCATCATTTCTCCTCCATCCGGCGGCTTCATCCAACATCAATAGGGAGTATTTAAAACCTGATGAGGTAAATACGGTGCAACAAATGAATATCACATATAACAATATGTTCGATACGATATATAAGAGCTGTACAACGTATACCGCTGATGAGCGCCAAAAAATCCTGTATAGCGAAAGCACCAGAGCATTAATCAATGCCGATCAGGCGGCGGAGAAAAAAATGACGACCGGTATTGCAGAAGCAATGGTCAATGCCGACGTATCTTATTACATTTCTGAGAAAGAGACGCACTAA
- a CDS encoding acetoin reductase, which produces MAIENKVALVTGAGQGIGRGIALRLARDGASIMLVDVNRSALDTVAAEVEALGRKAATFVADISDRAQVYEAIDLAEKQLGGFDIIVNNAGISQVQALADVTPEEVERITRINIQGTLWGIQAAAKKFIDRKQKGKIINASSIAGHDGFALLGVYSATKFAVRALTQAAAKEYASRGITVNAYCPGVVGTGMWEHMDRRFAEITGTPVGETYKKYVDGIALGRAETADDVAGLVSYLAGPDSDYVTGQSILIDGGIVYR; this is translated from the coding sequence ATGGCTATCGAAAATAAAGTAGCGTTGGTAACCGGCGCCGGGCAGGGTATTGGCCGTGGTATCGCATTGCGTCTGGCCAGAGACGGAGCATCGATAATGCTGGTCGACGTTAATCGTTCCGCTCTGGATACGGTAGCCGCGGAAGTTGAAGCATTGGGGCGTAAGGCGGCAACGTTTGTTGCCGATATTTCCGATCGCGCTCAGGTTTATGAAGCTATCGATCTGGCTGAGAAACAGTTAGGCGGATTCGACATTATTGTCAACAATGCGGGTATTTCCCAGGTTCAGGCGCTGGCCGATGTCACGCCGGAAGAAGTTGAACGCATCACGCGCATCAACATTCAGGGAACGCTCTGGGGCATTCAGGCCGCCGCGAAGAAATTCATCGACCGGAAACAGAAAGGCAAAATCATTAACGCCAGCTCCATTGCCGGTCATGATGGTTTCGCTTTACTCGGCGTTTATTCCGCCACCAAATTTGCCGTGCGCGCTCTGACCCAGGCCGCCGCCAAAGAGTATGCCAGCCGCGGAATCACGGTGAATGCATACTGCCCTGGGGTGGTCGGTACCGGGATGTGGGAACATATGGACCGCCGTTTTGCGGAAATTACCGGTACGCCGGTGGGCGAAACCTACAAAAAATACGTGGACGGTATTGCGCTTGGCCGCGCCGAAACGGCAGATGACGTGGCAGGTCTGGTATCCTACCTGGCCGGCCCTGACTCTGACTACGTCACCGGTCAGTCTATCCTGATTGATGGCGGCATTGTTTACCGCTAA
- the prs gene encoding ribose-phosphate diphosphokinase, which produces MPDMKLFAGNATPELAQRIANRLYTSLGDAAVGRFSDGEVSVQINENVRGGDIFIIQSTCAPTNDNLMELVVMVDALRRASAGRITAVIPYFGYARQDRRVRSARVPITAKVVADFLSSVGVDRVLTVDLHAEQIQGFFDVPVDNVFGSPILLEDMLQQELDNPIVVSPDIGGVVRARAIAKLLNDTDMAIIDKRRPRANVSQVMHIIGDVAGRDCVLVDDMIDTGGTLCKAAEALKERGAKRVFAYATHPIFSGKAYDNIKNSVIDEVIVCDTIPLTDKIKSLPNVRTLTLSGMLAEAIRRISNEESISAMFEH; this is translated from the coding sequence GTGCCTGATATGAAGCTTTTTGCTGGTAACGCCACCCCGGAACTAGCACAACGTATTGCCAACCGTTTGTACACTAGCCTTGGCGACGCCGCAGTCGGTCGTTTTAGCGATGGTGAAGTCAGCGTGCAAATCAATGAAAATGTACGCGGTGGTGATATTTTCATCATCCAGTCCACCTGCGCACCGACTAACGATAACCTGATGGAATTGGTTGTTATGGTTGATGCGCTTCGCCGCGCTTCCGCCGGACGAATCACCGCCGTTATTCCTTATTTCGGCTATGCTCGTCAGGATCGCCGGGTACGCTCTGCCCGTGTGCCAATCACCGCTAAAGTGGTTGCCGATTTTCTTTCCAGCGTAGGCGTCGACCGTGTACTGACCGTAGATCTGCACGCAGAACAGATCCAGGGCTTCTTTGACGTCCCAGTCGATAACGTTTTCGGTAGTCCTATTCTGTTGGAAGATATGTTGCAACAGGAACTGGATAATCCGATCGTGGTATCCCCGGATATTGGCGGCGTTGTTCGCGCCCGCGCCATCGCCAAGCTGCTGAACGATACCGACATGGCGATTATCGATAAACGACGCCCGCGCGCCAACGTGTCTCAGGTGATGCATATCATCGGTGACGTTGCCGGACGTGACTGCGTGTTGGTTGACGATATGATCGATACCGGCGGTACGCTGTGCAAAGCGGCTGAAGCGCTGAAAGAACGTGGCGCCAAACGCGTATTTGCCTACGCGACGCACCCGATCTTCTCAGGTAAGGCGTACGATAACATTAAAAATTCGGTCATTGATGAAGTGATTGTCTGCGACACCATTCCGTTGACGGACAAGATCAAATCGCTGCCGAATGTTCGTACGCTGACGCTGTCCGGCATGTTGGCTGAAGCGATTCGTCGCATCAGCAATGAAGAGTCGATTTCTGCTATGTTTGAGCACTAA
- a CDS encoding LuxR C-terminal-related transcriptional regulator yields MPFLLPKYYPLAEFVNEEPFRFTRKLPLILTKLTPPRTSGMLLQRERLLQRLDEAAPCCLTLVCAAAGFGKTTLLAQWYHRRRQQGDAVAWLSLEEDDNSPLLFMRYLLEALRPLYHDWSSAFQQYLEGELPADFSMFLAELINQLHLCPHPLYLILDDYHSISHREIRDGLAYLLNHAPSSLHLIIGSRFHPPLALSRLRLQDQLAEIYDKDLRFTVEEASAYFMDLAPDTARKQDIQQIIALTEGWIAGMKIATLSADWRTNPGSFIGSLSEGSRTITRYLEEIIFKPLPPDVFDFLLCTAILNRLSPSLCNAVTGRSDGEATLAWIERHNLFLCALGEGGAWFRYHPLMRDTLLNRLQNSADKDIHLLHERASNWFAGENLWSEAIRHTLAAGKTGSKHAVVGAQSLAEEGDIDTLVRWMRYLPANLDPSRIDLQLNLAWALAHHFRFNDSRQLLDAIEVLVAANRDSLTRSIWVKLRVVRAICEAFAENIPQSMALAEPLLREIPCGDVWVDGLVCNILSYCHLVDLRPEQALNVQRRLPGAKVANRNLFVEVYRAFVVAQGYLRQGQLIEAERQASQALRYAEQHTGDNSSSGATLAPILAEIAWEQGDIGRIDALLTLRLEMIDNFCPPDSLSRCYIVLARQALLNEQPGEADRLLLHAEQLAISRGWSRARAPLLAERLAVRLRQRDIDGAKHLFGQLQALAEEAGPGENAAGLNVIIYYLRISHSRLLIADGEPLAAADIINQLAGEQEQCAEWLSAVRLRIMQTVALRRAGQEARACEIFKPVLQRAIQQKLKRSLLDAGSDLLPLLGPLCKKLPPNAECAKTIAILLQQAAEGGELLAEEIPQSQPHHLTEREQQMLHLIADGYSNKGIARSLGISVETVKWYLKQVYEKLGVSGRIQAINQAREWNLLS; encoded by the coding sequence ATGCCGTTTTTGCTCCCCAAATATTACCCGCTGGCAGAATTCGTTAATGAAGAGCCTTTTCGTTTTACACGCAAGCTACCGCTGATCCTCACCAAACTTACGCCCCCGCGCACATCGGGAATGTTGTTGCAGCGAGAGCGCTTATTGCAACGGCTTGATGAAGCCGCGCCATGCTGTTTGACGCTGGTTTGCGCCGCGGCCGGCTTTGGTAAAACCACCCTGCTGGCTCAGTGGTATCATCGGCGCCGGCAGCAAGGCGATGCGGTGGCTTGGCTAAGCCTTGAGGAAGACGACAACTCGCCGCTGCTATTTATGCGTTATCTGCTGGAAGCGCTGCGGCCCCTGTATCACGATTGGAGCTCGGCCTTCCAACAGTATCTGGAGGGCGAGTTACCCGCCGATTTTTCGATGTTTCTGGCGGAACTCATCAACCAATTACACCTTTGTCCGCATCCGTTGTATCTGATTCTTGATGACTACCACAGCATCAGCCATCGTGAAATACGTGACGGGCTTGCATACCTGCTTAACCATGCCCCTTCTTCTTTGCACTTGATAATCGGCAGTCGTTTCCACCCGCCTCTGGCGCTGAGCCGTCTGCGGCTTCAGGATCAACTGGCGGAAATTTACGATAAAGATTTACGTTTCACCGTTGAGGAAGCCAGCGCCTATTTTATGGATTTAGCGCCCGATACGGCCAGAAAGCAGGATATTCAGCAGATTATCGCCCTGACCGAAGGCTGGATCGCAGGCATGAAGATAGCGACGCTGTCCGCCGACTGGCGCACTAACCCCGGTAGCTTTATCGGCAGTCTGAGCGAAGGTTCCCGTACGATCACCCGCTATCTGGAAGAGATTATTTTCAAGCCGCTGCCGCCCGATGTGTTCGATTTCCTGTTATGCACGGCTATTCTTAACCGTCTCAGCCCCTCCCTATGCAATGCCGTAACCGGGCGGAGCGACGGCGAGGCGACATTGGCCTGGATAGAGCGGCACAACCTGTTTCTCTGTGCTCTGGGCGAAGGCGGAGCCTGGTTCCGTTATCATCCGCTGATGCGCGATACGTTGCTCAACCGGCTGCAAAACTCAGCGGATAAAGACATTCATCTCTTGCATGAACGGGCCAGCAATTGGTTCGCCGGTGAGAATCTATGGTCCGAAGCGATAAGACACACGTTGGCCGCGGGCAAAACCGGCAGCAAGCATGCCGTGGTTGGGGCTCAATCGCTGGCTGAGGAAGGGGATATTGATACGCTGGTGCGCTGGATGCGCTACCTGCCGGCCAATCTGGACCCTTCCCGCATTGATCTACAGCTCAACCTGGCCTGGGCGCTGGCGCATCATTTTCGGTTTAACGATTCCCGGCAGTTACTCGATGCCATAGAGGTACTGGTGGCGGCCAACCGCGACAGTCTGACGCGCAGCATCTGGGTCAAGTTACGGGTGGTTCGGGCCATTTGCGAGGCCTTTGCCGAAAATATTCCACAAAGTATGGCCCTGGCCGAACCGTTATTACGCGAAATACCCTGTGGTGATGTTTGGGTGGATGGCCTGGTGTGCAACATTCTCAGTTATTGTCATCTGGTTGATTTACGTCCGGAACAGGCTCTGAATGTGCAACGCCGACTACCCGGCGCCAAAGTCGCGAACCGGAATCTGTTCGTTGAGGTCTACCGTGCGTTCGTCGTGGCCCAGGGTTATCTGCGTCAGGGGCAGCTGATTGAAGCCGAGCGTCAGGCCTCCCAGGCATTGCGCTATGCCGAACAGCATACCGGGGATAATTCCAGCAGCGGCGCAACGCTCGCCCCTATTCTGGCTGAAATTGCCTGGGAGCAAGGGGATATAGGCAGGATTGATGCGTTGCTCACCCTGCGCCTGGAGATGATCGATAATTTCTGCCCGCCCGATAGCCTCAGCCGCTGCTATATCGTCTTAGCGCGCCAGGCGCTGTTAAACGAACAGCCCGGCGAGGCGGATCGGTTGCTGCTGCATGCTGAACAACTGGCGATTAGCCGGGGCTGGTCGCGGGCGCGGGCGCCGCTGCTGGCCGAGCGGTTAGCCGTGCGTCTTCGGCAGCGAGACATCGACGGCGCCAAGCATTTATTCGGCCAGTTGCAAGCGTTGGCTGAAGAAGCCGGGCCGGGGGAAAATGCTGCGGGTCTGAATGTTATTATCTATTATCTTCGCATAAGCCACAGCCGCCTGCTGATTGCCGATGGCGAACCCTTGGCCGCAGCCGACATAATTAACCAACTGGCCGGCGAACAGGAGCAATGCGCAGAGTGGTTGTCGGCCGTACGATTGAGGATTATGCAAACAGTCGCCTTGCGGCGGGCGGGTCAGGAAGCGCGTGCTTGCGAGATCTTTAAACCGGTGTTGCAGCGGGCGATACAGCAAAAACTCAAGCGTAGCCTGTTGGATGCCGGCTCTGACCTGCTGCCTTTGCTGGGCCCATTATGCAAGAAACTGCCCCCTAACGCCGAATGCGCCAAGACGATCGCAATATTATTGCAACAGGCCGCAGAGGGCGGCGAGCTTCTGGCGGAAGAGATCCCGCAATCGCAGCCACACCATTTGACCGAACGAGAGCAGCAAATGCTCCATCTTATTGCCGATGGTTATTCCAATAAAGGCATTGCCCGTTCGTTGGGGATCTCGGTCGAAACGGTAAAATGGTATCTGAAGCAGGTGTATGAAAAGCTGGGCGTCAGCGGCCGAATTCAGGCGATTAACCAAGCCAGGGAGTGGAATCTGTTGAGCTGA
- a CDS encoding LysR substrate-binding domain-containing protein, whose translation MPNRPHHRESRRSYDFEALLLAAIAGIGLCYLPTWVTARATAGGQLITVFDDPAQRHDDIHLLRALRNPPAKLQVFAQALLGA comes from the coding sequence ATGCCGAACCGGCCGCACCACCGAGAAAGTAGGCGGTCATATGATTTTGAGGCGCTGCTGCTGGCGGCGATTGCCGGTATTGGCTTGTGTTACCTGCCAACCTGGGTTACCGCGCGCGCCACTGCCGGCGGACAATTAATTACTGTGTTTGACGATCCGGCGCAACGCCACGACGATATCCATCTGCTGCGCGCACTGAGAAATCCGCCGGCCAAGTTGCAAGTGTTCGCACAGGCGCTGCTGGGAGCATAA
- a CDS encoding MFS transporter → MNKTTTAILDKNSERLPLPGLFALAMAAFLTLLTEILPVGLLSAIAQSLDTSESLAGQFITAYALGALIAAIPVTVLTQGMRRRPLLLTAIFGFAVVNFITATSASYTISLIARFFAGVFGGVVWSLLAGYAVRMSPSHLSGRAIAISGAGATIALVLGVPLGSLLGQAIGWQGAFGLMTALALALIAWIVAVVPDFPGQTKEQRQRLVSVFLRIGIRTVLFVVFTFIIAHNILYIYIEPLLIPSGLSANVDIVLFVFGSGAIIGLWCVGALVDRRLQRLAVASIAVFALASLLLGLWGDLPQVVYPSVLVWGLAFGGFATITQTALSCFAGASVDVAQSFYTTGWNTAVAGGGIVGGILLGRTGSASFAWAAIGILLASLLGVLFMNRRLANNHNR, encoded by the coding sequence ATGAACAAAACGACTACGGCGATTCTAGACAAGAACAGCGAACGCCTGCCGCTGCCGGGACTGTTTGCTTTGGCGATGGCGGCTTTTCTCACGCTACTGACCGAAATCCTGCCCGTGGGATTACTTTCCGCCATTGCGCAAAGCCTGGATACCTCTGAAAGTCTGGCGGGTCAGTTCATCACCGCCTATGCGTTGGGGGCGTTGATCGCAGCCATCCCTGTCACCGTGCTTACGCAAGGCATGCGGCGGCGTCCGCTGCTCTTGACTGCGATCTTCGGCTTTGCGGTAGTCAATTTTATTACCGCGACCTCCGCTAGCTATACCATCTCGCTCATAGCGCGTTTTTTCGCCGGCGTTTTCGGCGGCGTCGTCTGGTCGCTGCTGGCTGGCTATGCGGTGCGCATGTCGCCATCCCATCTCAGCGGGCGCGCCATAGCAATCTCCGGCGCGGGTGCGACTATCGCGCTGGTGCTCGGCGTGCCGCTCGGTTCCTTATTGGGGCAAGCCATCGGCTGGCAAGGCGCTTTTGGTCTGATGACGGCGCTGGCGTTGGCTCTCATCGCATGGATAGTCGCGGTCGTGCCGGATTTCCCAGGGCAGACCAAAGAACAACGCCAGAGGCTTGTCAGCGTCTTTCTGAGGATCGGCATTCGTACCGTGCTGTTTGTGGTCTTTACCTTCATTATCGCCCACAACATTCTCTACATCTACATCGAGCCTTTACTCATCCCTTCGGGATTATCCGCGAATGTGGATATCGTGCTATTCGTCTTCGGTTCGGGGGCAATCATCGGGCTGTGGTGCGTCGGCGCGCTGGTCGATCGCCGGTTGCAACGGCTTGCCGTGGCGAGCATTGCCGTTTTCGCCCTCGCCTCTCTGCTGTTGGGCCTTTGGGGCGATCTTCCGCAGGTGGTTTATCCTTCCGTGCTGGTATGGGGGCTCGCTTTCGGCGGTTTTGCCACAATCACGCAAACCGCATTATCTTGTTTCGCCGGCGCCTCGGTGGATGTAGCGCAATCCTTCTATACCACCGGCTGGAACACCGCCGTTGCCGGCGGAGGCATCGTCGGGGGCATTTTATTGGGCCGGACGGGTTCAGCATCATTCGCATGGGCGGCGATCGGCATTCTGCTTGCTTCTTTACTGGGGGTGCTTTTCATGAACAGACGGCTGGCCAACAACCACAATCGTTGA